The Gottschalkia purinilytica genome contains a region encoding:
- the gpG gene encoding phage tail assembly chaperone G, with product MLEITLRIDKKDKTFNQDFISARMLRKTLELSKEVSKGELYEKEIDNIVKYLVELYGNQFTFDELYDGFPASELVDKVIKDMNKVVGKLDEKLEDMPVDSKN from the coding sequence ATGTTAGAAATTACATTAAGAATAGATAAAAAGGACAAGACTTTCAATCAAGACTTTATAAGTGCTAGAATGCTTAGAAAAACATTAGAGTTATCTAAAGAGGTATCTAAAGGAGAGTTATACGAAAAAGAGATAGATAACATAGTTAAATATTTAGTTGAGTTATATGGAAATCAATTTACCTTTGATGAGCTTTACGATGGATTTCCTGCTAGTGAACTTGTAGACAAGGTAATAAAAGATATGAACAAAGTTGTTGGAAAACTAGATGAAAAACTAGAGGATATGCCAGTTGATTCAAAAAACTAG
- a CDS encoding major tail protein produces the protein MALIGLKDIHYVPLKKDDSDTLEYDTNIKRIAGAITAKISPKASTEKIYYDDMLGATSTALGEIDVEIEMQDLPLEVRAEWTGNKIVNGVLREKANAAPIELALGFKSEKHEGGYRYIWLTKGKAEPVEDEHKTKEDKVDFQTKKIKLTFMPRMHDEEYRLLADDDNPEFTGADKWFTIETLTGKIESETPQTGE, from the coding sequence ATGGCTTTAATAGGATTGAAAGATATACATTATGTACCGTTAAAAAAAGATGATAGTGACACACTTGAATATGATACAAATATAAAAAGGATAGCAGGAGCTATAACTGCTAAAATAAGTCCCAAAGCATCAACTGAGAAGATATATTATGATGATATGCTTGGAGCAACTTCAACTGCATTAGGAGAAATAGATGTTGAAATAGAAATGCAAGACTTACCATTGGAGGTAAGAGCAGAATGGACAGGTAACAAAATAGTTAATGGAGTATTAAGAGAAAAAGCTAACGCTGCCCCAATAGAATTGGCACTAGGTTTTAAATCAGAGAAGCACGAAGGCGGTTATAGATATATTTGGCTTACTAAAGGAAAAGCTGAACCTGTAGAAGACGAACATAAAACTAAAGAGGATAAAGTGGACTTCCAAACTAAGAAGATAAAGCTTACATTTATGCCGAGAATGCATGACGAAGAGTACCGATTGTTAGCTGATGACGATAATCCAGAATTTACAGGTGCAGATAAATGGTTTACGATTGAAACATTGACAGGAAAAATAGAATCTGAAACACCGCAAACAGGGGAATAA